The following are from one region of the Gemmatimonadaceae bacterium genome:
- the ahcY gene encoding adenosylhomocysteinase has protein sequence MTSIAELPATTGTDVPELNHFAVSPGRLPFNVADLSLAEFGRNEIRLAEHEMPGLMALRDEYRGQRPLAGARIMGSLHMTVQTAVLIETLVELGADVRWVSCNIFSTQDHAAAAVVVGRNGTIGDLQGTPVFAWKGESLEEYWWCTDQALVWPDGSGPNLILDDGGDATLLVHKGVEFEKAGRVPEFDPRKDSEEYEVILNLLRRELKKDPQRWTRMSKDLRGVSEETTTGVHRLYQMMEAGTLLFPAINVNDSVTKSKFDNLYGCRHSLTDGILRASDVMLAGKVAVICGYGDVGKGCAQALKGQGARVVITEIDPICALQAAMEGYQVTTLEEVVETADIFVTATGNKDIITAADMARMKDKAIVGNIGHFDNEIDMAGLKKARGVKRINIKPQYDEWVFPDGHSVMILAEGRLLNLGCATGHPSFVMSASFSNQVMAQIELHQNAGKYETRVYTLPKHLDEKVARLHLPKLGVRLTKLTQDQADYLGVPVEGPYKPEMYRY, from the coding sequence GTGACCAGCATAGCCGAACTTCCCGCCACGACCGGCACCGATGTACCGGAGCTCAACCATTTCGCCGTCAGCCCCGGCCGGCTTCCATTCAACGTTGCCGATCTCTCCCTCGCCGAGTTCGGCCGGAACGAGATCAGGCTGGCCGAGCACGAGATGCCAGGTCTGATGGCGCTGCGCGACGAGTATCGCGGTCAGCGTCCACTCGCCGGCGCAAGGATCATGGGATCGCTGCACATGACCGTGCAAACCGCGGTTCTCATCGAGACTCTCGTCGAGCTTGGTGCCGACGTGCGCTGGGTGTCGTGCAACATTTTCTCGACCCAGGACCACGCCGCCGCGGCCGTGGTCGTCGGAAGGAACGGCACGATCGGCGATCTACAGGGCACTCCGGTGTTCGCATGGAAGGGTGAGTCGCTCGAGGAGTACTGGTGGTGCACCGACCAGGCGCTCGTCTGGCCCGATGGCTCGGGGCCGAATCTGATTCTTGATGATGGCGGCGACGCGACGCTTCTCGTTCACAAGGGGGTGGAGTTCGAGAAAGCTGGACGCGTTCCCGAGTTCGATCCCAGGAAGGATTCCGAGGAATATGAGGTCATACTCAATCTCCTTCGGCGCGAGCTCAAGAAGGATCCGCAGCGCTGGACTCGGATGTCCAAGGATCTACGCGGCGTCTCCGAGGAGACGACGACAGGGGTGCACCGCCTCTATCAAATGATGGAAGCGGGGACACTTCTCTTCCCCGCGATCAACGTCAACGACTCCGTGACCAAGAGCAAGTTCGACAACCTCTATGGCTGCCGTCACTCGCTCACCGACGGAATCCTTCGCGCGTCCGACGTGATGCTGGCCGGCAAGGTCGCTGTGATCTGCGGCTATGGTGACGTCGGCAAGGGTTGCGCGCAGGCTCTGAAAGGCCAGGGCGCGCGCGTAGTGATCACCGAGATCGATCCGATTTGCGCACTGCAGGCGGCGATGGAAGGCTATCAGGTCACGACGCTCGAGGAAGTTGTCGAAACGGCTGACATCTTCGTCACGGCGACCGGCAACAAGGACATCATTACCGCGGCCGACATGGCACGAATGAAGGACAAGGCGATAGTCGGCAACATCGGTCACTTCGACAATGAGATCGACATGGCCGGCCTGAAGAAGGCGCGCGGCGTGAAGCGTATCAACATCAAGCCTCAGTACGACGAGTGGGTGTTCCCCGACGGTCACAGCGTGATGATTCTCGCCGAGGGCCGTTTGCTCAACCTTGGTTGCGCGACTGGTCACCCGAGCTTCGTGATGTCGGCGAGCTTCTCGAATCAGGTGATGGCGCAGATCGAGCTGCACCAGAACGCCGGGAAGTACGAGACGCGGGTGTACACGCTGCCGAAGCATCTCGACGAAAAAGTCGCGCGGCTCCATCTGCCGAAGCTCGGCGTGAGGCTCACGAAGCTGACTCAGGACCAGGCGGATTACCTCGGCGTTCCTGTCGAGGGGCCGTACAAGCCGGAGATGTACCGCTACTAG